The nucleotide sequence TATTCATATGAGTGAACTTTGCAGTTGTGTGATATAGTTACTTCGTTGTTGTGTTCTGAAATTATTTGTTGCAAATTTATTTCTTAATATTGTAGGACTTTATCAGATTAGCATTGTTTTGTTGCATTGGTTCTTTTTGTTATGAGCGAAACAAATTTTAGCCAGATTTTTATAGAACATGGATTATTCATGTACTCTTTCACGTCAAATGTCCAGCGAGttcaaatatgtttgtttttcttcttgccAGGTTCTGAAGGAAAACGAGCTGACAGTGGCTATACATAAATACTTTTCAGTgcatttgtatattactgttaGATTCTCTGACTTGCCACTCTCCTGAATCAGATTTGGaaaccattttttgttttatgttcttttatattttataaattcGTCCTTAAAACATGGCATCAGTGCCAGTGTACTGCTTGTGTCGACTCCCTTATGATGTGACACGATTCATGATTGAATGCGACATTTGTCAAGACTGGTTTCATGGAAGGTGAGTTATTTTCTAGTCATTATAATTACAATGTCTTACTAagactgacatttttattttaaagtaatatttttttattgctttattttctaaaatgtaataggTGTTGATCTAAAATTTGTTATTCAATTACCTAGTGTGGCTAAATATCTTTTGTGGGTTTTCTGTGCAGCTGTGTTGGAGTGGAAGAGGACAAAGCAGCTGAAATTGACCTGTACCACTGCCCAAACTGTCAGGTCACACACGGGCCATCTGTCAGTAAgtgtctttgttctttttctatgTGACTGAGAAGTCGTTTTCTTGCTGTTACACCACAGTAGTTTAAATTATCATAATTGTTAGACCTGCCCAATCTGTGTGTTGTCTGTTTTCTAAGTGCGCAAACGCCGTGGCGGCAATAAACAGACAGATGGAAGTGCTGCAGCATTAAGAGATCCAAGTCGGCCTGTAAAGACGGGAAGTCCACAGTTTGTCAGAGAGCTGAGGAGCCGTACATTCCCAAAGTAAGACTGTGTAAATCAGTTAAACAAATTTGCGATcccaaataaaaatatatataaatgcataaataaaatgaacactGGATTTCTTatgtttggtttgatttttttttcatttgattattttttttatcattattgaTGTAATGaatttaagatatttttatAGTTGTACCCAAATGTTCCCTATTCATTTAACTAAAATGAATGGCAGGTAAAAGCtacttgaaatgactgaaaaacaacaataaatttCCCTCTGGATTATTAGAGCACGGTGATTCGATCTGATTGATACTTTGGCAGTTGTTGATTTAACTGGTCTTCCTACTTCATAACATTTTCCTTGTTAAtgtatcttttttaaattgcagatTTCCACTTGTTTGCTGGCACTCATTGtctccctttttttgtgtgatgtGGTTACAGTGCAGATGAAATCTTGCTAAAGCCATCAGGGGCACAACTGACTGTGGAATTCTTGGAAGAGCACTCATTCAGTGTCCCTGTCATGGTCTTGAGGCGCGATGGGTTAGGCATGACCCTTCCTCCAGCTTCGTTTAGCGTTTCTGATATAGAGCACCACATtggtaatttttttaacatttatgtacCAGATTCAAATTAATGGCTTGatattgttacatttttctttgtggcgTGGGTGTTGATATTAAATCCTCttcatatttttctaaatcctCTTCCATTGCAGGTCCAGATAAAGAAATTGATGTGATTGATGTGTGTCGGCAATGTGATCTGAAGATGAGACTAGGAGACTTTGTTGAATATTACAACAGCCCTAACAGAGACAGGGTACTCAACGTCATTAGTCTGGAGTTTTCTGAGACTAGGTGCACATTTTTGACTTTACTTATCTGATATCTTGAGAAGCACaatgaacatttaaatgaactGGATTACAATTTCAGTGTGGAAGCTGAGCTGTTGAAAACTTAAGCTATGCATTTACTTTTTAGGCTCTCTAACCTGGTAGAAACTCCCAAAATAGTGAGGAAACTGTCATGGGTGGAAAACCTCTGGCCTGAAGAGTCTGTTTTTGAGCGCCCTAATGTCCAGAAGTACTGTTTGATGGGAGTAAAAGACAGCTACACAGACTTTCACATTGATTTTGGAGGCACCTCAGTATGGTACCATGTCTTGAGGGTAAGAGAAATATGTTTAGATTATATCTTTTAGTTTTAAtcctttattgttttgtttttttacttaaagcTTTTCCTTTGTGTTCACTCAGGGGGAGAAAATCTTCTACCTGATTTCTCCAACTCCAGCCAACCTGGCCCTATTTGAACAGTGGAACTCCTCTTCTAACCAGAATGAGATGTTTTTTGGAGACCAGGTTGATATGTGCTACAAGTGTTCCGTGAAACAGGGAAACACACTGTTCATACCAACTGGTAAGCAGCACATGCTTGTTTTGACAACTATTTGCAATTAAACATCCTTTAAAGTCTACCAACTAGATTACCGGTATATGGATTAGATCTGTGTTAAATCTTGAAATAAGACTAACAGAAGTTGACAGGATTTTTATAAATAGAATAGATATAGAATAACAGAATGATGTAAATTTCTTCCtgtttgataaataaaacatgcacacatTTCTAAATTAGGCTTTGTTTTTCTATGTATAGGGGGAAGTAGTTGTCAGTCACAAAATCTGCAAATTGTCTCACTTTGAAAAAATAGATATATAATGTTCATCCACGTTACACTTCAACTGTgtgagacagaatgtaaaatcAAACTCCAGGTAATCCCATTGTATGATAATTCAAGAATTGATTAACTTTACAGAATCTTTTAAAGTGAGACATCCTGCAGAACCAGAGAcagtgaaatacttttttttgcccCTGTGTGCTTGGTTAAAGTACATAGTATATTAGTTTGCACTTCACTCAAAATCAATGTTTTGAGGCAGCACAGTTTTAAGGTTTACCAAAAATAAGATACgaataaaatacaaagagaATTCGCTCAGCACTCACAGGTTGCTGCCGTTATGACTGCtagaagggaggaagagagaAGCGGACAGAGCATCAACTTAAATAGACTTGACGCACTGAGACCAGAAGACATACAAATGCCTCTGATGCTGATATGAATAGGTAAAGCAGTCTGCAGGCAACTGTACGAAAGGGGAGATGCAGATAAAAGtagtttggattttttgttttgttggataTTGGAATCTGTGCAAATGCTATCATTCATCATCTGAGCTCTTTTTGCCAAGTAGTCACAATAAGAAAAcatctttacaaaaaatataaatatgattattttttttatgcagtGCTGTATGACCTAATATATATGTTTCTCTTCAGGATGGATTCATGCAGTGTTGACTCCAGTTGATTGCCTGGCTTTTGGAGGAAACTTCTTGCATAGTCTCAACATTGATATGCAGATCAGGTTAGTTTCTTCAGAAGATCTTGCACTATGTATTAGAATTTGAATTGACAAAAAAGTATACGATTTATCCAACCATATTTTCTAATGCTTTAAGCTTTTTGTTGTGTATTTTGCTATTACTGAGCCTTCATTTATCGATAACAAGATACATATTAATGGTTAATTTTGAAGTCACGGTTAACTAATATTCTCTTGGgaaaaaactgatcagtttttttcttttctctctttcccTTTTAGGGCTTATGAAATAGAGAAGAGGTTAAGTACAGCAGAGTTGTTTAAATTTCCCAACTTTGAAACAGTTTGTTGGTATGCTGGCAAACATCTGCTCGATACCTTAAGAGGTAAACATTGTATTACCTATGTTTGTGTTCATATTAAATTCTCATATACTCTTTAATTTATAATATCCTAAGTTTAAGTCAAATGAAATAGCACATTTGGGATTCTaacatcattatttttattctgtggTATCTTTCAGGTCTGAGGGAAAACCGGAGACACCCTGCGAGTTATCTCATTAATGGAGCCAAGGCCTTGAATAATTCCTTCCGCTCCTGGACTCGTAAAGAGGTAAAAAGTGCTTCTCACAGTTCACACTTGTGAGTGGAATGGTCAGCTTGAGTGTTGTCCAGCTCCAAGCAGTCGTGTTATTATGGATACGTTGACAGAATGGTGTTAACTTTCTTCGTCCATTATTTGTGTTGAATATAACAGACGCATTTTCACAATATAGTCGGTAAATTATGTATAACAACTTATTGTCAATGGCTTCATAACTTAAGTACTTACAATGTCTTGGTGGATGTGAAAATATCAACAAATGAATCATTGTTTAGGCCTTAGGAGACCATGAGGTGGAGATTCCTGAGACCATCAATACTCAGACACTCGTGAAGGACTTGGCCAAGGAGATTCGCATGGTTGAGGTACACACACCCCcatacccacacacacacatacttttaCTACACTAAGCGACAGTACTGCTAGGATCCCCCTTTGCTACaaggtttaaaagttatttttaactgctaaattaaagttgtaaatatgaaaattaaTTGAAATATAATTTACATTCATATTAAAGAAATTCAGAATTTAGTTTTTAGTTAAAAAGTGTGTAATTTCACTTTTTACTGCATACCTGAACAGCTAGTTTATCAAAGTACTACATTCAAATTCAACATACTTTTTTCATGGTGTTGCAAAACATTCCctgttatttctatttaaacatgaaagaaacaaatgcaaatgtgagactatttatttatttaatttttgtataCATTCAATTAGCGGCCAGCTTTTCatcaaagtaatttttttgGGTGTGGTAAGCAAGGGCCTTGACTTTTTATGACCAAGATGGAGCACACACTCGAGAAGCTTGaacaaaaccattaaaaaaaactgttactcaaagatgatttttttttttcacagctctcaatcatattttatttttcaggacATCTTTCAACAGAATATTTCCCGCTCTGGGTCTCAGTTTCCTGGTGGACCAATCTCAAAAGCTCCTCTGAGCACCTCTCAGAACTCTGGACGCCCCCCTGGAAAAAAGAAAGGGCCAAAACCCAAGGATGCAACGGTGGTTCTTGGGTCCCCAGCAACCAAAAAGAAGAGTCAGAAGGGTTTAACTAAAGTAGAGCCAGGAGAACTCGATCTTATTGAGATTCATACCAAACATACTCTCAAAAAATTTCAGCCTGGAAAATCCAAACACAAGAACAAGGTATGGAATCTGTAACAATGTAATAACagttgcacatgtttttattttagaatcttTTTTGAAAAGCTTGATTTGACTATTTTATTTAACAGTTGGAGCTTCCTATTGATGATTTTGAAGGGAACCTCAAGAAAAGTAAACTAAAGCTTGTGTTGACAAATGGAAAAATCCAAGGGTAATTAAGCATTGGAGCAAGTTCTGATATCTTTCATTTTAATGCCCTACAAAACATAATGTTCTTGTCTTCTTTTGCTCAGTAAAAAGGACGGAAGTAGCAATGGAGCCGGAAATGCTCGGAACTACAAGCATCTCGCCACAGAGGGCTCCAGTCTTTCTGATTTGGAATCAGAGGAAGAGTTGCAGATTGATGAGACCCCACCTCCACGGCGCAAGTCTGCAGGACttgacaagaaaaagaaactaatCGGCACGTATTTGATTCAGTTCAATCACATGGTTTGAAGCCATTCAGCTACTGCTAACTGCaattgttaaaatgattttCCAGGTCTTCCTAGAAAGTTACCTCGAGCAAAACCGTGTTCTGATCCCAATCGCATTAGAGAGCCAGGAGAAGTTGACTTTGATATTGAGGtgagggttttgtttttttaaataaggatTTATTGAGgcgtttttaattgttttcacGTTTAGGCTCTGTTTTCTTCTTGTTAGCCACGTTGCACAGTTTCAAAGGGTGCTAAGATTATTTCATCATTGTTTAGTAGCAATTATTGACACTCGTCAATGTTGGCTAACTTGACAAGTTGCTGCTTTTATGAGGACA is from Oryzias latipes chromosome 7, ASM223467v1 and encodes:
- the phf8 gene encoding histone lysine demethylase PHF8 isoform X2, whose product is MASVPVYCLCRLPYDVTRFMIECDICQDWFHGSCVGVEEDKAAEIDLYHCPNCQVTHGPSVMRKRRGGNKQTDGSAAALRDPSRPVKTGSPQFVRELRSRTFPNADEILLKPSGAQLTVEFLEEHSFSVPVMVLRRDGLGMTLPPASFSVSDIEHHIGPDKEIDVIDVCRQCDLKMRLGDFVEYYNSPNRDRVLNVISLEFSETRLSNLVETPKIVRKLSWVENLWPEESVFERPNVQKYCLMGVKDSYTDFHIDFGGTSVWYHVLRGEKIFYLISPTPANLALFEQWNSSSNQNEMFFGDQVDMCYKCSVKQGNTLFIPTGWIHAVLTPVDCLAFGGNFLHSLNIDMQIRAYEIEKRLSTAELFKFPNFETVCWYAGKHLLDTLRGLRENRRHPASYLINGAKALNNSFRSWTRKEALGDHEVEIPETINTQTLVKDLAKEIRMVEDIFQQNISRSGSQFPGGPISKAPLSTSQNSGRPPGKKKGPKPKDATVVLGSPATKKKSQKGLTKVEPGELDLIEIHTKHTLKKFQPGKSKHKNKLELPIDDFEGNLKKSKLKLVLTNGKIQGKKDGSSNGAGNARNYKHLATEGSSLSDLESEEELQIDETPPPRRKSAGLDKKKKLIGLPRKLPRAKPCSDPNRIREPGEVDFDIEEDYTTDEEAMAAHGVQGGAGGILDLLKASKQVAGLDSATLSEEAPASPSTRDAIQEGLGVMKEKGGRAIWVTGGVKKTANPEKKPVIQRPGKRTIKRPARHLSDEDSPDEQETLGTCFKDSDYVYPSLESDEEDYTSKTKMKRKKNWDDTPWSPKARVMPTLPKQDRPPREGARVASVETGLAAAAAKLAQQEQQKPAKRKYSKRQRPPPVAPPPPVQSEPAPPSPTPVSESAEDASPDRRMDYYSASLLDHEYTAGPGPFGSGGPRGSGAMAPGVFLTSRRHSLSPQNTSSHSGASPAGLTSQGVTGVGQGKRPKKGLATAKQRLGKILKIHRNGKLLL
- the phf8 gene encoding histone lysine demethylase PHF8 isoform X1, encoding MASVPVYCLCRLPYDVTRFMIECDICQDWFHGSCVGVEEDKAAEIDLYHCPNCQVTHGPSVMRKRRGGNKQTDGSAAALRDPSRPVKTGSPQFVRELRSRTFPNADEILLKPSGAQLTVEFLEEHSFSVPVMVLRRDGLGMTLPPASFSVSDIEHHIGPDKEIDVIDVCRQCDLKMRLGDFVEYYNSPNRDRVLNVISLEFSETRLSNLVETPKIVRKLSWVENLWPEESVFERPNVQKYCLMGVKDSYTDFHIDFGGTSVWYHVLRGEKIFYLISPTPANLALFEQWNSSSNQNEMFFGDQVDMCYKCSVKQGNTLFIPTGWIHAVLTPVDCLAFGGNFLHSLNIDMQIRAYEIEKRLSTAELFKFPNFETVCWYAGKHLLDTLRGLRENRRHPASYLINGAKALNNSFRSWTRKEALGDHEVEIPETINTQTLVKDLAKEIRMVEDIFQQNISRSGSQFPGGPISKAPLSTSQNSGRPPGKKKGPKPKDATVVLGSPATKKKSQKGLTKVEPGELDLIEIHTKHTLKKFQPGKSKHKNKLELPIDDFEGNLKKSKLKLVLTNGKIQGKKDGSSNGAGNARNYKHLATEGSSLSDLESEEELQIDETPPPRRKSAGLDKKKKLIGLPRKLPRAKPCSDPNRIREPGEVDFDIEEDYTTDEEAMAAHGVQGGAGGILDLLKASKQVAGLDSATLSEEAPASPSTRDAIQGMLSMANPPSSSSSSSSSSPVSISGGLTEGLGVMKEKGGRAIWVTGGVKKTANPEKKPVIQRPGKRTIKRPARHLSDEDSPDEQETLGTCFKDSDYVYPSLESDEEDYTSKTKMKRKKNWDDTPWSPKARVMPTLPKQDRPPREGARVASVETGLAAAAAKLAQQEQQKPAKRKYSKRQRPPPVAPPPPVQSEPAPPSPTPVSESAEDASPDRRMDYYSASLLDHEYTAGPGPFGSGGPRGSGAMAPGVFLTSRRHSLSPQNTSSHSGASPAGLTSQGVTGVGQGKRPKKGLATAKQRLGKILKIHRNGKLLL